A part of Aegilops tauschii subsp. strangulata cultivar AL8/78 chromosome 2, Aet v6.0, whole genome shotgun sequence genomic DNA contains:
- the LOC109748348 gene encoding protein PARTING DANCERS homolog isoform X3 codes for MERCRTSARPPQPQPAPAPAPTPGRGICMMSTAWRDKQDHHLINFIGAFLAANLYRLNFLSISPDFIFNNGGLSVAFIFETSWDCGNAAAVFSRVNALKRQFKNIYVVVAVPTVEQIESFNQSYFKYGMELGCPAFVPVNDPEMGFEMMLKIAHARGVCKQQDISSTMRNEREQAVQCMDAYVRVLTSIPGIDDHDANM; via the exons ATGGAGCGCTGCCGGACCTCGGCCCGGCCGCCGCAGCCCCAGCCCGCTCCCGCCCCGGCCCCAACCCCAG GTCGTGGAATATGCATGATGAGCACCGCGTGGAGAGACAAGCAGGACCACCACCTTATCAACTTCATTGGCGCGTTCCTGGCCGCCAACTTGTATCGCCTAAACTTCCTGTCGATATCTCCT GATTTCATCTTCAACAATGGGGGGCTATCAGTTGCTTTCATCTTTGAGACGAGCTGGGACTGTGGGAATGCAGCTGCTGTTTTTAGCAG GGTAAATGCATTGAAGAGGCAGTTCAAAAATATCTATGTCGTTGTCGCTGTTCCTACGGTGGAGCAAATCGAATCGTTTAATCAGTCTTATTTCAA GTATGGCATGGAGCTTGGCTGCCCTGCATTTGTGCCTGTTAACGATCCTGAGATGGGATTTGAGATGATGCTCAAGATTGCTCATGCCCGTGGAG TATGCAAGCAGCAGGACATTAGCTCAACAATGAGGAATGAG CGGGAGCAAGCAGTTCAGTGCATGGATGCCTATGTACGAGTGCTCACCTCTATTCCTGGTATTGATGATCACGATGCCAATATG TAG
- the LOC109748344 gene encoding TPD1 protein homolog 1A-like has protein sequence MMASFSPLCALVMLLAAVGSVSLASASVADAGSLSLNSSLLASAAPPPSAVLPRKVLRPAAVGADVPHRVSLGCAGADDIAIEQGPGTTLPSGIPSYTVDIINRCSGAGRAACAISGIRVRCGWFSSVTLVDPSKFRRVAPDDCLVNDGKPLLADDTISFEYANSFQYKLYVAKATCVHPAADTSD, from the exons ATGATGGCGTCTTTCTCGCCGCTGTGCGCTCTTGTCATGCTGCTCGCCGCGGTCGGCTCCGTCTCCCTCGCATCCGCCTCCGTCGCCGACGCAGGTAGCTTGTCTCTCAATTCTTCGCTGCTCGCATCGGCGGCTCCTCCGCCAAGCGCCGTCCTTCCCCGGAAGGTGCTTCGCCCTGCAG ccgTGGGCGCCGACGTGCCGCACCGCGTGAGCCTCGGCTGCGCCGGCGCGGACGACATCGCCATCGAGCAGGGCCCGGGGACGACGCTGCCCAGCGGGATCCCGTCCTACACGGTGGACATAATCAACCGCTGCTCCGGCGCAGGCCGCGCCGCCTGCGCCATCTCCGGCATCCGCGTGCGCTGCGGGTGGTTCAGCTCCGTCACCCTCGTCGACCCCAGCAAGTTCCGGCGGGTGGCGCCCGACGACTGCCTCGTCAACGACGGCAAGCCGCTCTTGGCTGACGACACCATCTCCTTCGAGTACGCCAACTCGTTCCAATACAAGCTCTACGTCGCCAAGGCCACCTGCGTCCACCCCGCCGCGGATACCTCCGACTAG
- the LOC109748348 gene encoding protein PARTING DANCERS homolog isoform X2, which translates to MERCRTSARPPQPQPAPAPAPTPGRGICMMSTAWRDKQDHHLINFIGAFLAANLYRLNFLSISPDFIFNNGGLSVAFIFETSWDCGNAAAVFSRVNALKRQFKNIYVVVAVPTVEQIESFNQSYFKYGMELGCPAFVPVNDPEMGFEMMLKIAHARGVCKQQDISSTMRNEREQAVQCMDAYLAQAIGSIEAIAKASESSILESTDLSRDKAETIIRFFRDPQFYLSPKIN; encoded by the exons ATGGAGCGCTGCCGGACCTCGGCCCGGCCGCCGCAGCCCCAGCCCGCTCCCGCCCCGGCCCCAACCCCAG GTCGTGGAATATGCATGATGAGCACCGCGTGGAGAGACAAGCAGGACCACCACCTTATCAACTTCATTGGCGCGTTCCTGGCCGCCAACTTGTATCGCCTAAACTTCCTGTCGATATCTCCT GATTTCATCTTCAACAATGGGGGGCTATCAGTTGCTTTCATCTTTGAGACGAGCTGGGACTGTGGGAATGCAGCTGCTGTTTTTAGCAG GGTAAATGCATTGAAGAGGCAGTTCAAAAATATCTATGTCGTTGTCGCTGTTCCTACGGTGGAGCAAATCGAATCGTTTAATCAGTCTTATTTCAA GTATGGCATGGAGCTTGGCTGCCCTGCATTTGTGCCTGTTAACGATCCTGAGATGGGATTTGAGATGATGCTCAAGATTGCTCATGCCCGTGGAG TATGCAAGCAGCAGGACATTAGCTCAACAATGAGGAATGAG CGGGAGCAAGCAGTTCAGTGCATGGATGCCTAT CTTGCCCAAGCTATTGGCtccattgaagcaattgcaaaaGCATCCGAGAGTTCTATCCTAGAAAGCACTGACCTCTCCAGGGATAAGGCAGAGACAATTatcaggttcttcagggatccgCAGTTCTACTTAAGCCCTAAAATCAACTAA
- the LOC109748348 gene encoding protein PARTING DANCERS homolog isoform X1 yields MERCRTSARPPQPQPAPAPAPTPGRGICMMSTAWRDKQDHHLINFIGAFLAANLYRLNFLSISPDFIFNNGGLSVAFIFETSWDCGNAAAVFSRVNALKRQFKNIYVVVAVPTVEQIESFNQSYFKYGMELGCPAFVPVNDPEMGFEMMLKIAHARGVCKQQDISSTMRNEREQAVQCMDAYVRVLTSIPGIDDHDANMLAQAIGSIEAIAKASESSILESTDLSRDKAETIIRFFRDPQFYLSPKIN; encoded by the exons ATGGAGCGCTGCCGGACCTCGGCCCGGCCGCCGCAGCCCCAGCCCGCTCCCGCCCCGGCCCCAACCCCAG GTCGTGGAATATGCATGATGAGCACCGCGTGGAGAGACAAGCAGGACCACCACCTTATCAACTTCATTGGCGCGTTCCTGGCCGCCAACTTGTATCGCCTAAACTTCCTGTCGATATCTCCT GATTTCATCTTCAACAATGGGGGGCTATCAGTTGCTTTCATCTTTGAGACGAGCTGGGACTGTGGGAATGCAGCTGCTGTTTTTAGCAG GGTAAATGCATTGAAGAGGCAGTTCAAAAATATCTATGTCGTTGTCGCTGTTCCTACGGTGGAGCAAATCGAATCGTTTAATCAGTCTTATTTCAA GTATGGCATGGAGCTTGGCTGCCCTGCATTTGTGCCTGTTAACGATCCTGAGATGGGATTTGAGATGATGCTCAAGATTGCTCATGCCCGTGGAG TATGCAAGCAGCAGGACATTAGCTCAACAATGAGGAATGAG CGGGAGCAAGCAGTTCAGTGCATGGATGCCTATGTACGAGTGCTCACCTCTATTCCTGGTATTGATGATCACGATGCCAATATG CTTGCCCAAGCTATTGGCtccattgaagcaattgcaaaaGCATCCGAGAGTTCTATCCTAGAAAGCACTGACCTCTCCAGGGATAAGGCAGAGACAATTatcaggttcttcagggatccgCAGTTCTACTTAAGCCCTAAAATCAACTAA